From a single Pseudomonas serboccidentalis genomic region:
- a CDS encoding ATPase has protein sequence MKTLTRLALIALLMGGVMATAPSYADDACACHLQPIAGSSASLQHSQSVGVLYSENTRDNLDYLTRYHDMALHGAKDALDSRIRAAFVSSSDPELAIDWLLSSLQRQFMSVTVYDNLDALIQAHPDIVVKLDTFNRLLTQQNNLFEAHFIARFYDADLQYIGKAEGAVEKQIPAVWVHDKAAHEIAAQIEKQRDLQLNALKQFDASLKALVASS, from the coding sequence ATGAAGACACTGACCCGACTGGCACTGATCGCCCTGCTGATGGGCGGCGTGATGGCCACGGCACCGTCTTACGCAGACGACGCCTGTGCGTGTCATCTTCAACCGATCGCCGGCAGCAGCGCGAGCTTGCAGCATTCGCAGAGCGTAGGTGTGTTGTACAGCGAAAACACCCGGGACAACCTTGATTACCTGACGCGCTACCACGACATGGCGCTGCACGGTGCCAAGGATGCGCTGGACTCACGGATTCGCGCAGCTTTTGTCAGCAGCTCCGATCCGGAACTGGCGATCGACTGGTTGCTCAGCTCGTTACAGCGTCAGTTCATGTCGGTGACCGTTTACGACAACCTCGATGCGCTGATTCAGGCACATCCGGACATCGTGGTGAAACTCGACACCTTCAACCGCTTGCTGACCCAGCAGAACAACCTGTTCGAAGCGCACTTCATCGCGCGTTTCTACGATGCCGACCTGCAGTACATCGGCAAGGCCGAAGGCGCTGTGGAGAAACAGATCCCGGCGGTCTGGGTACACGATAAAGCGGCGCACGAGATTGCCGCGCAGATCGAAAAACAACGGGACCTGCAACTCAATGCCTTGAAGCAGTTCGATGCCTCGCTCAAGGCACTGGTGGCTTCAAGCTGA
- a CDS encoding zinc-dependent alcohol dehydrogenase family protein: protein MSQSTIRALILDDYANNAFREAQIERPVPQANEVLVRIVASGVNPIDYKIRTGHAPYAMPELPAILGTDMAGVIEAVGANVSHLSVGDEVFGMVGGVRGLPGSLAEYLAVDADLVALKPKNLGFREAAAVPLVFLTAWEGLVDRAHVQAGQKVLVHGGAGGVGHMAVQIAAALGAEVFATVSPGKRAIVESYGATAIDYKNVSVEQYVSQFTDGKGFDVIYDTVGGKSLDDSFAAIRLYGHVTSCAAFGTHNLATGSLRSATLSGIFVLLPMLTGVGRKHHAQILGYATRLIEEGKVKPLMHAEHFSLSQARQAHDAVQQGTAIGKVVIDVA from the coding sequence ATGAGCCAATCCACCATCCGCGCGTTGATCCTTGACGACTATGCCAACAACGCTTTTCGCGAGGCACAGATCGAGCGCCCGGTGCCACAAGCCAATGAGGTGCTGGTGCGCATCGTGGCCAGTGGCGTGAACCCCATCGACTATAAAATCCGCACCGGCCATGCGCCTTACGCGATGCCAGAGCTGCCGGCGATTCTCGGAACTGACATGGCCGGCGTGATTGAAGCGGTCGGCGCCAATGTCAGCCATCTGTCGGTGGGCGACGAAGTGTTCGGCATGGTCGGTGGTGTGCGCGGTTTGCCGGGGTCGCTCGCCGAATACCTGGCGGTGGATGCCGACCTGGTGGCGCTCAAGCCGAAAAATCTCGGGTTTCGTGAGGCGGCGGCCGTACCGCTGGTGTTCCTGACGGCGTGGGAAGGTCTGGTCGACCGCGCGCATGTCCAGGCCGGTCAGAAGGTGCTGGTGCATGGAGGCGCGGGCGGTGTCGGGCACATGGCGGTGCAAATCGCGGCTGCTCTGGGCGCTGAAGTGTTCGCCACCGTATCGCCGGGCAAGCGCGCGATTGTTGAAAGCTACGGCGCCACGGCCATCGATTACAAAAACGTGTCGGTCGAGCAGTACGTCAGCCAGTTCACCGACGGCAAGGGCTTCGACGTGATCTACGACACCGTCGGCGGCAAGAGCCTGGATGATTCGTTTGCGGCGATCCGGCTCTACGGTCACGTCACCAGTTGCGCGGCGTTCGGCACCCACAACCTGGCCACCGGTTCGCTGCGCAGCGCCACGCTGTCGGGGATTTTCGTGTTGCTGCCGATGCTCACCGGCGTCGGGCGCAAGCACCACGCACAAATCCTCGGCTACGCCACGCGGTTGATCGAGGAAGGCAAGGTCAAGCCGTTGATGCATGCTGAACACTTCAGCCTCAGCCAGGCGCGCCAAGCGCACGACGCGGTGCAACAGGGCACGGCGATTGGCAAGGTGGTGATCGACGTCGCTTGA
- a CDS encoding bifunctional helix-turn-helix transcriptional regulator/GNAT family N-acetyltransferase — translation MTIAPALIEDIRTASRTMVRELGFMRATLAATDYSASGVHALLEIETGDGVSAAQLAQSLGLEKSSVSRMVGKLIKAGEIEERTAEDARVKRLHLTPQGRQTVAAIHAFGQAQVSQALQALNPSQQQSVAQGLTTYAHALKTIRLGTHQALTPNLLISAGYRPGLIGRVAQMHADYYSQHAGFGAVFESRVASGVAEFVGRLDQPCNQIWVATLNERIVGSIAIDGQDLGNHQAHLRWFILDDGCRGSGVGRQLLSAAVTFCDQQGFAAIQLWTFKGLDAARRLYEASGFELSKEEQGSQWGTLVTEQQFTRIYPEG, via the coding sequence ATGACGATTGCCCCAGCCTTGATCGAAGACATCCGCACGGCATCGCGCACCATGGTGCGTGAGCTGGGCTTCATGCGCGCCACGCTGGCGGCGACCGACTACTCCGCCTCCGGCGTGCACGCGCTGCTGGAAATCGAGACCGGGGACGGTGTGAGCGCTGCGCAACTGGCGCAAAGCCTGGGGCTGGAAAAGTCCAGTGTCAGCCGCATGGTCGGCAAACTGATCAAGGCCGGGGAGATCGAGGAGCGTACGGCCGAGGACGCTCGCGTCAAGCGCTTGCACCTGACGCCGCAAGGCCGGCAGACCGTTGCCGCTATCCACGCCTTCGGCCAGGCGCAGGTCAGCCAGGCGTTGCAGGCGCTCAACCCATCGCAACAACAGAGCGTGGCGCAGGGCCTCACCACCTACGCCCACGCCCTCAAAACGATCCGCTTGGGCACCCATCAAGCACTCACGCCGAACCTGCTCATCAGCGCCGGCTACCGCCCGGGGTTGATTGGCCGCGTGGCGCAAATGCATGCCGATTACTACTCGCAGCATGCCGGTTTCGGCGCGGTCTTCGAAAGCCGCGTCGCCAGTGGCGTGGCGGAGTTTGTCGGGCGCCTCGATCAGCCGTGCAACCAGATCTGGGTGGCGACCCTCAACGAGCGCATCGTCGGTTCGATCGCGATCGACGGGCAGGACCTGGGCAACCATCAAGCGCATCTGCGCTGGTTCATCCTCGATGATGGCTGTCGCGGGAGCGGTGTCGGCCGGCAACTGCTGAGCGCGGCCGTAACGTTTTGTGACCAGCAGGGTTTTGCCGCCATTCAACTCTGGACTTTCAAGGGCCTCGACGCCGCGCGCCGACTGTATGAGGCGTCCGGCTTCGAGCTGAGCAAAGAAGAGCAGGGCAGTCAGTGGGGCACGCTCGTCACCGAGCAGCAGTTCACCCGGATTTACCCTGAAGGCTGA
- a CDS encoding TetR family transcriptional regulator, translating to MSNRQTARISSRKQPQQARSADLVAAILQAAIQVLTEHGASRFTTARVAEKAGVSIGSLYQYFPNKAAILFRLQSDEWLHTTQMLQQILENPEQPPLARLRTLVQAFIRSECEEAQMRGALNDAAPLYRDAPEADEVRAAGRQIFAVFMCELLPEAGEPTRTAACDLILTTLSSVGKDFSGNPRSDPQITAFADGLADMFSAYVVVLNQPSG from the coding sequence ATGAGCAATCGCCAGACTGCCCGTATTTCCTCGCGCAAACAGCCGCAGCAGGCACGCTCGGCTGATCTGGTCGCGGCGATTCTGCAGGCGGCTATTCAGGTTTTGACCGAGCACGGCGCCAGCCGTTTTACCACCGCACGGGTCGCGGAAAAGGCTGGCGTGAGCATCGGCTCGCTGTACCAGTACTTCCCTAACAAGGCGGCGATTCTGTTCCGTCTGCAGAGCGATGAATGGCTGCACACCACGCAGATGCTGCAGCAAATTCTGGAAAATCCCGAACAGCCGCCACTGGCACGCCTGCGCACACTGGTGCAGGCGTTCATCCGTTCGGAGTGTGAGGAAGCGCAGATGCGCGGGGCGCTGAACGATGCGGCACCGCTGTATCGCGATGCGCCCGAGGCTGACGAAGTACGTGCGGCGGGACGGCAAATCTTCGCCGTCTTCATGTGCGAGTTACTGCCCGAAGCCGGTGAGCCAACCCGCACCGCAGCCTGCGATCTGATCCTGACCACGCTCAGTTCGGTGGGCAAGGATTTTTCCGGCAACCCGCGTAGCGATCCGCAAATCACCGCGTTCGCCGATGGACTGGCGGACATGTTCAGCGCCTACGTGGTGGTGCTGAATCAGCCTTCAGGGTAA
- a CDS encoding O-methyltransferase — MTTLTSEPLASLIERLYSQASAATSPVLETVSGEERERLMHSKTEYLKLYAMLKDLWLPVSRDTGKLLYLLARNAKAKAIVEFGTSFGLSTLHLAAALRDNGGGVLIGSEFEPAKIALARHHFVEGGVSDLVQIREGDALVTLASDLPPSVDLLLLDGAKALYGDVLLLVEQHLKPGALVVADNTNYCPEYLAYVRAPQNGYLSVPFADDIELSMRLG, encoded by the coding sequence ATGACAACCCTGACCTCTGAACCGTTGGCCAGCCTGATCGAACGTCTCTACAGCCAAGCTAGCGCCGCCACCAGCCCGGTGCTGGAAACGGTGTCCGGCGAGGAGCGTGAACGCCTGATGCACAGCAAGACCGAGTACCTGAAACTCTACGCCATGCTCAAGGATCTGTGGCTGCCAGTCTCGCGCGACACCGGCAAGCTGCTGTACCTGCTGGCGCGCAATGCCAAGGCCAAGGCCATCGTCGAATTCGGCACCTCGTTCGGCCTGTCCACCCTGCACCTGGCGGCGGCGCTGCGCGACAACGGTGGTGGCGTGCTGATCGGCAGCGAATTTGAACCGGCGAAAATCGCCTTGGCACGCCATCACTTCGTCGAGGGCGGCGTCAGCGATCTGGTGCAAATCCGCGAAGGCGATGCGCTCGTCACCCTCGCCAGCGACCTGCCGCCGTCAGTCGACCTGCTCCTGCTCGATGGGGCCAAGGCGCTGTATGGCGATGTGTTGCTCCTGGTGGAACAACACCTGAAACCGGGCGCGCTGGTGGTGGCGGACAACACCAACTACTGCCCGGAATACCTGGCGTACGTGCGTGCGCCGCAGAACGGTTATCTGTCCGTGCCGTTTGCCGATGACATCGAGCTGTCGATGCGACTGGGCTGA
- a CDS encoding GNAT family N-acetyltransferase — MDETITYRIATVEDALSMCELGQLLNEVHHTARPDIYAPATEAFSRDLPHWSGLFERPGHVAFIAHVGHQPAAFITASLSASSGPLMQSQNVVRIGSVCVAEQFSGKGIGRGLMDLVKNWALGQDAQDLRLTVWAFNTRAVRMYAEFGFEPRAFEMGMRL, encoded by the coding sequence ATGGATGAAACCATCACTTACCGAATCGCAACGGTCGAAGATGCCTTGAGCATGTGTGAGTTGGGCCAATTGCTCAATGAGGTGCACCACACTGCCCGTCCCGACATCTATGCACCTGCCACCGAAGCGTTTTCCCGTGACCTGCCTCACTGGTCGGGGCTGTTCGAGAGGCCGGGCCATGTTGCCTTTATTGCCCATGTCGGTCATCAACCTGCGGCGTTTATCACGGCCAGCCTGTCAGCCAGTTCAGGGCCGTTGATGCAGTCGCAGAATGTTGTGCGCATCGGTTCGGTGTGTGTCGCCGAACAGTTTTCGGGAAAAGGCATTGGACGCGGGCTGATGGATCTCGTGAAAAACTGGGCGCTCGGACAGGATGCCCAGGATCTGCGTTTGACGGTCTGGGCGTTCAATACCCGGGCCGTGCGGATGTATGCGGAGTTCGGATTTGAACCCCGCGCTTTTGAAATGGGCATGCGTCTGTAG
- a CDS encoding VOC family protein, producing the protein MDLKFSHVDVLVNNLEEACAYYADILNARISKTLVWERGGLQVRYAIALIGQERFMLVQPLAGNLKALLDSAGEGMIYRHCYSTPDIEIAYDELLAAGVQPEDENGQPLARANLQSPSGGRIIWLPKRFGHFSIEILEEKALEAFVEAAFI; encoded by the coding sequence ATGGATCTGAAATTCAGTCACGTCGATGTACTGGTCAATAATCTCGAAGAAGCCTGTGCTTACTATGCGGACATACTCAACGCCAGAATCTCCAAGACGCTGGTCTGGGAGCGGGGCGGGCTACAGGTGCGTTACGCGATTGCGCTGATCGGGCAGGAGCGTTTCATGTTGGTGCAGCCGTTGGCCGGGAATCTGAAAGCGCTTCTGGATTCTGCCGGCGAGGGGATGATTTACCGTCACTGTTACTCGACCCCGGATATCGAAATAGCCTATGACGAATTGCTGGCCGCCGGTGTTCAGCCGGAAGACGAAAACGGGCAGCCATTAGCGCGGGCGAATCTGCAATCCCCGTCGGGGGGACGCATCATCTGGTTGCCCAAACGCTTTGGCCATTTTTCCATCGAGATACTGGAAGAGAAAGCGCTGGAGGCATTTGTCGAGGCCGCGTTTATCTGA
- a CDS encoding TetR/AcrR family transcriptional regulator, whose amino-acid sequence MPWPATQRATTRQMILDSAARLFALEGFDKVSIDSIMESAGLTRGAFYSHFASKTELYTEAIRNAANAGGAMLEEAGKNGLLQVVKDYLRMDHRDASRMHCPLAFMVNDAARQDGAIQESYTQVLSAFITRLESGLKSTTQTNTRQHAVQIAVGMIGGLALARAVADDQLAQEILTACQQGCLQLVEP is encoded by the coding sequence ATGCCCTGGCCTGCTACACAGCGCGCAACCACTCGACAGATGATTCTGGATAGCGCCGCGCGACTCTTCGCACTGGAAGGTTTCGACAAAGTCAGTATCGACTCAATTATGGAGAGTGCGGGATTGACCCGGGGGGCTTTCTATAGTCACTTCGCATCCAAAACGGAGCTTTACACCGAAGCGATTAGAAATGCCGCGAACGCAGGGGGCGCGATGCTCGAAGAGGCTGGTAAAAATGGTTTGCTGCAGGTAGTGAAAGACTATCTCCGCATGGACCATCGGGATGCAAGCCGCATGCACTGTCCGTTAGCGTTCATGGTCAATGATGCTGCTCGACAGGATGGAGCCATCCAGGAGAGCTATACCCAAGTGCTCTCAGCGTTCATCACACGTCTAGAGTCCGGGCTGAAATCGACGACACAGACGAATACACGCCAGCATGCTGTGCAAATTGCCGTAGGGATGATTGGTGGCTTGGCACTCGCTCGAGCTGTGGCCGATGACCAATTGGCGCAAGAGATTCTCACAGCCTGTCAGCAGGGATGTTTGCAGCTCGTTGAGCCATGA
- a CDS encoding glutathione S-transferase family protein yields MRLHILGPGFSTFARSVRLYCEEKALDYTHGMHVDGNAIRLHSPEHKALHPFGKVPVLLHGERSVIETTTICRYLDEAFALVSPRPADLAQKVKVDQWAAALAMYADDRLIRRYLLLLVSPAQPSRPIDRDAVAIAEPMAIHTLWLLAQQLDEQPFFCGADYSMADAILTPMLDYLERVPESAQWLKKTPNLRDYLFRMRLRQSGLNVLTEPNFS; encoded by the coding sequence ATGAGATTGCACATACTGGGACCTGGATTTAGCACCTTCGCACGGAGTGTCAGACTTTACTGCGAGGAGAAAGCGCTGGATTACACACACGGGATGCACGTGGATGGTAATGCGATCAGGTTGCACAGCCCTGAACACAAGGCACTGCATCCTTTTGGCAAGGTCCCGGTATTGCTGCATGGAGAGCGGAGCGTAATTGAAACAACCACCATTTGCCGCTACCTGGATGAAGCCTTTGCGCTTGTTTCTCCAAGGCCCGCTGACTTGGCCCAGAAGGTAAAGGTCGATCAGTGGGCCGCTGCCTTGGCGATGTATGCCGATGATCGACTGATACGTCGTTATCTTTTATTACTGGTTTCACCTGCACAGCCGTCACGCCCAATCGATAGAGACGCTGTGGCTATCGCCGAGCCAATGGCTATCCATACACTTTGGCTGCTGGCGCAGCAATTGGATGAGCAGCCATTTTTCTGCGGGGCGGACTACAGCATGGCGGACGCCATCCTGACGCCTATGCTCGATTATTTGGAACGCGTGCCCGAAAGTGCGCAATGGCTGAAAAAAACACCCAATCTTCGTGATTATCTTTTTCGCATGCGTTTGCGCCAGTCAGGGCTCAATGTGTTGACCGAGCCGAACTTCAGTTAA
- a CDS encoding MerR family transcriptional regulator encodes MRIGELEARSGASRHTLRYYEQIGLISALRQINNYRVYTEQTLQDLDFIQRAQSMGFSLGEIGEILDAQRNKLIDCADGARLIEKKMAEIKQKIANLQGIYRYLDEERANLEASAARQLELQQLNNASN; translated from the coding sequence ATGAGAATCGGCGAACTCGAAGCCCGTAGCGGCGCCAGCCGCCATACGCTGCGTTACTACGAGCAAATCGGCCTGATCTCAGCGCTGCGGCAAATCAACAACTATCGCGTTTACACCGAGCAAACTCTGCAGGATCTGGACTTTATCCAGCGTGCGCAAAGCATGGGGTTTTCCCTGGGGGAAATCGGCGAGATTCTGGACGCGCAGCGGAACAAGCTGATCGATTGTGCTGACGGCGCCAGGCTGATTGAAAAAAAGATGGCAGAGATCAAACAGAAAATCGCCAACCTCCAAGGCATTTATCGGTATCTGGATGAAGAGCGCGCAAACCTCGAAGCCAGTGCTGCCAGGCAACTTGAGCTTCAACAGCTGAACAACGCTTCAAACTGA
- a CDS encoding SDR family oxidoreductase — MGVECFVTGGTGFIGQHLVAYLSAKGHTVRVLMRRPERLAALREQVDNLGGCATRVFAVAGDLERDNLGLSLEDREGLQHASVIFHLGAHFAWGLSVEHSRAVNVEGAKRVALLAAEQNSRLVMIGGYMLKNHEHLQRIGIDPRHPELTNWPAVYRRVGGYEGSKLEAHFATLEVMSAKGGEMTVVHPATVCGHSRTGHILDGQPLVELIRNLVQGKLTAVPGTAEHWLPLVTVDYLVELLAVCAFDPAMVGQELLALDDQTPNLRELLIQVAQPLGLKSPKHHIPLRLLKWLLSIAPVAWFLNTKPEALDFIQTTRFDTTAVEQFANRHGIAKPDIRQSLQHTATFVNAYCIAK; from the coding sequence ATGGGCGTGGAGTGCTTTGTCACGGGGGGGACCGGCTTCATCGGTCAACATTTGGTGGCGTATCTGAGTGCAAAAGGTCACACCGTTCGGGTGTTGATGCGTCGCCCGGAGCGACTGGCTGCACTGCGCGAGCAAGTCGATAATCTGGGAGGGTGCGCAACCCGGGTATTTGCCGTTGCCGGCGATCTGGAACGGGACAACCTCGGGCTGAGTCTTGAGGACCGAGAAGGGCTACAGCACGCCAGCGTCATATTCCACTTGGGCGCCCACTTCGCATGGGGGCTTTCGGTGGAGCATTCTCGTGCGGTGAATGTGGAAGGGGCAAAGCGCGTGGCGCTGTTGGCGGCTGAGCAAAACAGCCGTTTAGTGATGATCGGCGGCTACATGCTGAAAAATCATGAACATCTGCAGCGCATCGGAATTGATCCTCGTCATCCGGAGTTGACGAATTGGCCTGCCGTCTACCGGCGTGTCGGGGGTTACGAGGGAAGCAAGCTGGAGGCGCATTTTGCGACCCTGGAGGTCATGTCTGCCAAGGGCGGGGAGATGACCGTTGTCCACCCTGCGACTGTCTGTGGTCACAGCCGTACCGGGCATATCCTTGACGGTCAGCCGCTGGTGGAGCTGATACGCAACCTTGTGCAGGGAAAGCTGACCGCCGTGCCCGGTACCGCCGAGCACTGGCTGCCACTGGTTACTGTGGATTACCTGGTCGAGCTGTTGGCAGTGTGTGCTTTTGATCCTGCCATGGTGGGCCAGGAACTGCTGGCGCTTGATGACCAGACGCCAAACCTGCGAGAACTCCTGATACAGGTGGCACAACCTTTGGGCTTAAAGTCTCCCAAGCATCACATTCCGCTCCGATTGCTGAAGTGGCTGCTGAGTATTGCGCCCGTCGCGTGGTTTCTGAATACAAAACCCGAAGCCTTGGACTTTATCCAGACCACTCGTTTTGATACAACGGCGGTCGAGCAATTTGCCAACAGGCATGGAATAGCCAAACCGGATATACGTCAGTCTTTGCAGCACACTGCAACATTCGTCAACGCCTATTGCATCGCCAAATAA
- a CDS encoding DMT family transporter yields MQSTFSKGVMFALSAAALNATIGVLSKILMSNGFTASSVAVIKTVLGCVLLSILLFFLKRPAASIKWTQAAICAFLGIFVLFHFETSAYRHYAAAGVVVVLMASASISSIILGRIFLKDAITANATVGAALAIAGISVIFGGDLQQGFTLQGAALASMAGSGYGAFSVAMKRMGVSGGLHFTRQLLFFGSLYLLMPAAADGFAIGELSPLAIAALLALATLPTILGFFCTTKAIEYLKPSQVQALELTEPLFAALLAFVALNEVPRDSLYAGAALIIVGLCFSNELIRLGSKASVASTE; encoded by the coding sequence ATGCAATCCACTTTCAGCAAAGGCGTCATGTTTGCACTCTCCGCTGCGGCACTGAACGCAACGATCGGTGTACTCAGCAAAATACTCATGAGTAATGGTTTCACCGCCAGCAGTGTCGCGGTCATCAAGACCGTACTGGGTTGCGTGCTTCTCTCGATCCTGTTGTTTTTCCTCAAGCGCCCGGCGGCGTCGATCAAATGGACTCAGGCGGCTATCTGCGCATTCCTTGGCATCTTTGTGCTGTTCCATTTCGAAACGTCCGCCTATCGACACTATGCTGCGGCAGGTGTGGTAGTGGTGCTGATGGCCAGTGCCTCAATTTCCTCGATCATTCTGGGGCGCATTTTTCTCAAGGACGCCATCACTGCGAACGCGACCGTGGGTGCCGCACTGGCTATCGCCGGGATCTCGGTGATCTTCGGCGGCGACCTGCAGCAGGGCTTTACCCTGCAAGGTGCTGCGCTCGCCTCCATGGCCGGCTCCGGCTATGGGGCCTTTTCGGTTGCCATGAAGCGAATGGGGGTGTCGGGGGGGCTGCACTTCACCCGACAACTGTTATTTTTTGGCAGCCTGTACTTGCTGATGCCGGCTGCGGCCGATGGTTTCGCGATCGGCGAGCTGTCGCCGCTGGCGATCGCTGCGCTGCTGGCGCTGGCCACGCTGCCGACAATCCTGGGCTTCTTCTGCACCACCAAGGCCATCGAGTATCTCAAGCCATCCCAAGTGCAAGCGCTGGAGCTGACCGAGCCACTGTTCGCCGCGCTGCTGGCGTTTGTGGCGCTCAACGAAGTACCGCGCGACAGCCTGTACGCGGGAGCGGCACTGATCATCGTCGGCTTGTGTTTCTCCAATGAACTGATCCGCTTGGGCAGCAAAGCCTCCGTCGCGTCGACCGAGTGA
- a CDS encoding SMP-30/gluconolactonase/LRE family protein: MDSSLSAPPESLDRAKGNTRRNFLKKSLAVSATLATVGSAALTRISEAAEPLSQRYPDPLIHILDDSFLELRVFNASVEKLATGMRWAEGPVWVGDGRYLLVSDIPNNRIMRWDEITDTFTVYREHSNFSNGMCRDRQGRLIVCEGSTTTREGRRITRTEYNGTITVLADSFDGKPFNSPNDIVCKSDGSIWFSDPPFQTSNNYEGHKITPSQPHAVYRIDGESKKVTRVIDDLNGPNGLCFSPDEKTLYVVEGRAKPNRLIWAIAVKDDGTLGERRKHIEGLDYAAIDGIKCDEAGNLWCGWGGNGDPKADLEKLDGVRVFNPLGKAIGHISLPERCPNLCFGGREGNRLFMASSHSIYSLFVNTRGTTFAL; encoded by the coding sequence ATGGACTCATCCCTGTCCGCCCCCCCTGAAAGCCTTGACCGGGCAAAGGGCAATACTCGCCGCAACTTCCTGAAAAAATCCCTCGCTGTTTCCGCCACGCTCGCCACCGTCGGCAGCGCCGCGCTAACCCGAATCTCCGAGGCCGCCGAACCCTTGAGTCAGCGCTACCCGGATCCACTGATTCACATCCTCGACGACAGCTTCCTCGAGCTACGCGTTTTCAACGCCAGTGTTGAAAAACTCGCCACCGGTATGCGCTGGGCCGAAGGGCCGGTGTGGGTTGGTGATGGCCGCTACTTGTTGGTCAGCGACATCCCCAATAATCGCATCATGCGCTGGGACGAAATCACCGACACCTTCACCGTGTACCGCGAACACTCGAACTTCTCCAACGGCATGTGCCGGGATCGCCAAGGGCGTCTGATCGTCTGCGAAGGCTCCACCACCACCCGCGAAGGCCGCCGCATCACGCGCACCGAATACAATGGCACGATCACCGTGCTGGCCGACAGCTTCGACGGCAAGCCCTTCAACTCGCCCAACGACATCGTCTGCAAAAGTGACGGATCGATCTGGTTCAGCGACCCGCCCTTCCAGACCAGCAACAACTACGAAGGCCACAAAATCACCCCGAGCCAACCCCACGCCGTGTACCGCATCGACGGCGAGAGCAAAAAAGTCACTCGGGTCATCGACGACCTCAACGGCCCCAACGGCCTGTGCTTTTCTCCCGACGAAAAAACCCTGTACGTCGTCGAAGGCCGCGCCAAGCCCAATCGCCTGATCTGGGCGATTGCCGTGAAGGACGACGGCACACTGGGCGAACGCCGCAAGCACATCGAGGGGCTGGACTATGCCGCAATCGACGGCATCAAATGCGACGAAGCGGGCAATCTGTGGTGCGGCTGGGGCGGCAATGGTGATCCCAAGGCCGACCTGGAGAAACTCGACGGCGTGCGCGTTTTTAATCCGCTGGGCAAGGCCATCGGACACATTTCCCTGCCAGAGCGCTGCCCGAACCTGTGCTTCGGCGGACGCGAAGGGAATCGGCTGTTCATGGCCAGTAGTCACTCGATCTACTCACTGTTTGTGAATACGCGTGGCACTACGTTTGCGTTGTAA
- a CDS encoding SDR family NAD(P)-dependent oxidoreductase: MTRLNEKVAIVTGAGRGIGRAIAKLFAMQGATVAVVSRTAENVDQVVAEIQAAGGIALGIVCDIADPVQITATVDKVMAAYGRIDILVNNAFDPSVVFSSVIELSAEQLQRNFEMGPIAYLRTMQACYPHLKASGEGRVINFASLAGVIGMQGYAPYNMAKEAVRALTRSAAREWGADKITVNNVMPVADTWGTAVDVPAPTNVLGRYGSPEEDIAPVVLFLASKDAQFLTGYSLTPDGGQIIDSAR, encoded by the coding sequence ATGACTCGACTCAATGAAAAAGTTGCCATTGTCACCGGCGCCGGTCGGGGTATCGGCCGAGCCATCGCTAAACTTTTCGCGATGCAGGGTGCGACGGTCGCGGTCGTTTCGCGCACGGCTGAAAATGTTGATCAGGTGGTTGCCGAGATCCAGGCCGCTGGCGGCATCGCCCTCGGAATCGTTTGCGATATCGCTGATCCCGTTCAAATTACTGCCACTGTCGACAAGGTGATGGCTGCCTATGGACGAATCGACATTCTGGTTAACAATGCTTTCGATCCTTCTGTGGTTTTTTCATCGGTGATTGAGCTATCAGCCGAGCAGTTGCAGCGTAATTTCGAAATGGGCCCGATTGCTTATCTGCGAACGATGCAGGCGTGCTATCCCCATCTCAAAGCCAGCGGTGAGGGCCGGGTTATTAATTTCGCGTCCCTGGCCGGTGTCATTGGCATGCAGGGCTATGCGCCTTACAACATGGCAAAGGAAGCCGTACGTGCCTTGACTCGCTCTGCGGCCAGGGAATGGGGCGCTGACAAGATCACGGTCAACAATGTCATGCCGGTCGCTGACACGTGGGGAACCGCGGTCGATGTACCTGCCCCCACTAACGTGCTTGGTCGTTATGGATCACCGGAAGAGGATATTGCGCCGGTGGTGTTGTTTCTCGCCAGTAAGGATGCGCAGTTCTTGACGGGATACAGCCTCACGCCTGACGGAGGCCAAATCATCGACAGCGCCCGCTGA